AAAAAGTATATCTTCAAGCTtgaggttttaattttttcccaGGTTAAGCACTGTATTACCCTACCTTAAATTGCATAGTTACTGTAATGGGGTAGGGTAGGGCAGGCCAAAATATTAATAGGTGAAGGCTTGTGCCGCCCTATCCTGCCCCGCTCTATTGACATCCCTGTTATCAAACTCAgacaaataaagtaaatacaCATATGATTTCTAGCATCTTTTTGGCTCCATAAGTCCCAATGTCAAAACCTCATAATATGGCATCCATCTTATCTCATCTTAtccaaataaatcaaaaacacACACATCAAGATATCACATATTATTGTCACTCCATAACACAAACACAAAATTACTCTCTTTGAAAAATAAcaacattttttcaaattaccaAGAATGATAGAGGAGGATCTTAACACTATGAGGAGAAGAGTGGCATCAGTTGCAAATCATTTATTGCCAATCCCTTTAGCTCAAAATGTTTTTTCTTCAATTGGCTTTTCCAATTGTAGCTCTTCTTCTATGAATGATAATTACCATAAAATTCATGGTGAAGTCCCAAATCATGAACCTGTTTGGAGACTTATTCCTTCTGATGATGAATCTGGCAAGGACTTCACTGATATCATATATGAGAAAGCTGTTGGTGAACCCATTGCTAAGGTTTTCTTCTTACAATTCTTTACCCTCTTATGTggaattcttcaaaaaaaattccaacTTAGTAGTACCTCTGTTCTAATTCATGTGCTTCATTGTTCCAATTTTTGTGGCCTTGTTTGAATTTGAAGAGACTTTGAGAAAGGAAGAAAGACTTTTGGAAACTTGTTGACTTAACACTTCATAATAATTGAGTGGCTATTTAAGTTTCTCATTAGTGGTAAAAGAGGAAGTTTAAgctaaattgtttttaaatttagaaaGTTGTCATTCTTTTTTGAACAAACTAAAACGTAAATGTTGTTGGAACAAAGGGAGTATTACTTTTAGATGCCTGGCCGTTACTCAAAGCTTGAGTTTAGTCTAGTGAAAAAACCATGTCTTGAGCTCCATGGAGTTTATGTGATGAATCACAATTTGCCTATAACAAAGACTTCAAGGATGAATGTTTGcatttataacatgataatgGATAACAAATTGCTAAATGGTAGATGATACTGTATTTCTCTGCTATATGTAAAGCATATTGCATTAGATCGATGaccctttaaaaaaaattccaatgACTTGCAATGCCAGTGACTGTAGAAGGAAAAATCAAATATGATTAAAGCACACGCGTTTCTCAATGATTATCAGCAACCTTAGGTTCTTGCTTAGCAGCTACTAGTAACACGGTTTGAAGCTTCTTTCTTGCTGTTAGTACTTACAGGTGACCTGAATTAATAATGTCAGGAACTCAGAAGCTGGAAATCTGGAGCTTTAGTTTTAAGTCATATTGTTTTCTTTCCTCTTGCAGATAACCATCAATAGACCGGATAGAAGAAATGCTTTCCGACCTCACACCATCAAGGAGCTTATCCGCGCATTTAATGATGCCAGGGATGATGGTTCAGTGGGAGTCATCATCCTCACAGGGAAGGTAAGTTCCCAACAGAAATATCAGATCATGTACAAAGTAGAGAAGTTATGGAATTCAATGTAGGTGTTGTGAACATTAGGCCATGTTATAAGTTTCTCTTACTAGCAAATATTCACTTAAAGCACCATGTCTTAATACTTGATGAAGGAATTGAATGACTGAATTTTAATGCACGCCTTTCCTTTTGTACTAACACCGAACCAGCTTGTTATTGAGCTCGTATTGGTCCTGTTCCATTGAAGAGTATCTCTAAGAAAAATGAGATGTCGTAGGAGTATAAATGTAGTTGGAATTTGTTGTAGATTAGAACTGAGCTCTTGTGGAGATGGTTTCTAGATATCTTTGTATAGTGAGTTAACTTCAGTAGATTGTATCATTTGGCTGTATTGCATGCATTGTTCTCAAGTATGACTTGATGCAGGGTACAAAGGCGTTTTGTAGTGGTGGTGATCAGGCATTGAGAAGTAAGGATGGTTATGCTGATTTTGAAAGTTTTGGTCGCCTTAATGTTTTAGATTTACAGGTACGTAGAGTAATCTGTCATGTTCTTTGAAGTCGTTTCAGACGACTTTTTGCCTTAAGATAGGTAGTTCCTTCAAACTGATATAACATTTTGATGTGTCTAGTTCTTAGCTATAGTTTGGTGTACTCATTAACTTTaccttgttcttcttcttttatacaTAGGTGCAAATTCGTCGTCTACCAAAACCAGTAATTGCAATGGTAAGactcttttcttccttttgttAAGTGCTTTAAGTAGGCATCCCAGTATATCACGTAATTCAATTATCTGAAATATCTCTTTTCCTTTTGTTGCAACTAAGGTTGCAGGTTACGCTGTTGGTGGAGGACACATTTTACATATGGTTTGCGATCTAACGATTGCAGCAGACAATGCTATATTTGGTCAGACTGGCCCAAAGGTGCTTTCATCAGTGACATCTTTTTACACGTGTACTCAAAAACAACgtttttattagtatattagTAAATGAGCATATATTTCAAGTACCTGTAGAGCATGTCTTTAGGTACTGTTACGGAATAAAGTGATGTTCTATGTTGATCGAATATCTCATCTTATTTACATAGtctattattgttcttattctATAGCCTTCTTGACTATACAATTATTCTTGTTCCTTTGTGTCTGGACAAAGAATCTGAGTAAAAGTTAAATTTGATGCCATACAAGGATTCATGAAATCTGATTCTTTTGCAAATTGCAGGTAGGAAGTTTCGATGCTGGTTATGGAAGTTCAATTATGTCCCGTCTGGTGAGTGTCTTGTCTTGTTTCTTTTCGTTAAAATAGAAACTCATTTGTGGTTCTCTTTTCATGTTTAATTGAACTTGTTGATCAAATATTGGTGTAAAAACAAGCAATGTACATCTGATTTATAATTAAGTACTATAAATCTCCGAATATATTGGTTCAATCTTCTGCTGACTGAACAGGTTGGACCAAAGAAAGCTCGTGAAATGTGGTTTTTAACAAGGTTCTACACAGCTTCTGAAGCAGAGAAAATGGGACTTGTGAATACTGTTGTTCCAGTGAGTATATCGACTCACTCTACTTCCCTATAAGAGCTAATGTTCGTGTAACAAccaaatagaatcaagaaaaaaattagcatTCCAATTTCATATACTTTCTGGTTTACAAGAATGCTCATTAGTTAACCTTAGGAAACGGTTTTAATCCCTCAGCTATATGAAATGTTTCTAATGTAATGTGTTGTTTCATCTTTTAGGTAGATAAGTTGGAAGCAGAAACAATAAAGTGGTGCAGAGAGATCTTAAGAAATAGTCCTACAGCGATACGAGTGCTAAAATCAGCTCTGAATGCAGTTGATGATGGACATGCTGGACTTCAGGTACATTTCAGTTTCCCATTATACTCCAAAATGTTCTCATATTAGAGGACCTGAACTCCATCACGAGTTTGAGCAAATTAGTTATGATACAAACATTTCtctttctttaaaattatgtcaGGGCCTTGGAGGAGATGCCACTCTTCTATTTTATGGAACTGAAGAAGGCAATGAAGGCAAAAATGCATACAACGAACGTAGACGACCAGATTTCTCTAAGTTTCCCAGGCTACCTTGAGTGTCGTTGTTGTTGGTTGTGCAttcatttatatcaaaataataaaattttgtccATAAATTCATATAGTCAACTTCAACTTGCTCGGGATTAAAGGGTATGTGTTGTAACTGTaataatgttgttgttatttgaCTTTTCTTTTTGGTCCAACTGTAATTCAACATGAAGAGTTGAAAAGTTTAGTACTTCTCCATAGAAGCTTCGGATTTGAGAATAAAAGTTGTACCACTTGTCAATGTGACTGCCTGAATCTTATAGTATACCGGAAAACTCTCAAAAATCATATTCATCTCATCACAACTCTCGccaatttatttttcctttcttaagGTGAGGtgcttctttattttattatgttttattttaacatataaaaaattacgaATGATGTCGATTGATTCAAAACCTTTGTAGCAAAGGAAGTTGAATAAGGCTTCACTGACATTTTCCTTTCCTAGTTTCCATTTGCTTAGTAACATTGGTTTCTTTGTTTAAACActattatatactaattattatttttagttttttattcgGTGTCAATGTCCAAATTAGAgcttaattaaatttaaattaacgCCAGAAAATTTCACACTAGGTAAAACAATCCTTAATAAAGACGACTCCATAAGGGAACTCGAATCCAGAACCTCTTAGTTAAGGGTGAAAGAGTACTCACATCACGATAACCCTTATtgatatatacttataattattttaatcattagCTGAAAAAGAAATTCACCTTCAATTTAGTAAATTACAAAGTAAACGAACTACACAAAAAAGTAATAGTCTACATATCTCATTAACATTTCTATAATCAAAGAGTTTAGATTGTCATAAGTAATATTTACATATCaaagtcattttaaaattagttacatattaaatatacatatataattttagtaaaGAAAATTAACACTAAACATAAAAtcgtaattaataaaattaataataccCCTAATTTACcagaaattaaagaaatatacGTGGCAGCATCTGATTGCATTGGCCAACGTATATGAAACAGAACCGACGGTGGAAAAGGAAAACGCACCCACCATTGGAATCGAGTGGCATTCTCGTAATTTAATGAACCCCGTAATGCCATTTTGGTAACATTAAAAAGATCtcatttcctttatttattgCATCAATTTTACGCTCTTTACATATTTCAGCGTTAATCTCAGGTTTCTCTCTCAATAGATCCCTCATTCTAAAAGCTCTTTTCAGGTATATCTTTATATTTTCGTTCATTTTTCTCTTCAATTTCATGCATCTATAGTAACATTTTCGAGAATTTTCTCTATTGAAATAGTTTTTTGTATGGATTTGAGGTTGATTTTAGGCTAGGATGTGTTTTGTGCTTGATTAATGTTGAAATTCAGCTTCTGTGGAGGATTTTTAGCTGCATTTACGGTGCGCGGCTGGTATCTGTGTGATTTGTGGTTTTCCTTATTAGATTTATGGATTTGTAGCGGCTGATGCGTTTTTTTGTGTGTAAATTTGTGTTTTTATGCTATGATCTGAAGAATGAGTTGTTGTACTGCTTCCGTATATAGAGAATTGTTTTGTGTGGATTTGAGAATGTCTCCAGTTGATTTTATGCCAGAATTTATTCAATGTCATGTTGAAATTCAATTTTGTGGAGATGTTTTGCTACATTTGATTTGAGGTTATGTATCTCAGATTAAGCGGTTGGTAGCTGCAGATGTGTTCCTTCTTTCCTTTTTGGTGTTCTCTTTGTGTTTCTTTAGCTGAGAGACATTGTACTGCTTCGATCTCTGTGAAAATTGTAATGTATAGTGGTTTGTatcatgaaaattttgaattttagctttaaaaagttGATTTAGCTAGTCAATGTGATCGTTTTGCTTTGTCATTCAGATCCATGTTAGAATAGCTGCAACTTGGTATGAATCAGCATATGGATCTGAATTTTGAAGGCAATTATGGATTTCAGCTGTATGATTTAATCGTGTAATTTTGTGGTGTAGGGATCATCATCAAGGAAGCGTGATGGGGCTCACATTCACCAAGCTCTTCAGTCGGCTTTTCGCCAAGAAGGAAATGCGCATTCTAATGGTTGGTCTTGATGCAGCTGGTAAGACCACCATATTGTACAAGTTGAAGCTGGGAGAGATCGTGACTACTATTCCTACCATTGGTATGTAGATTGTTGCATACAGCAGCAAAGTTCTTGCCATAATGATCTCTGCATTTACAATTTGGTTGTAAGGCATGAAACATGCCTTTTGCCTGTTCCCTCCCAATATGCACTGATTAGGCATAGCAtttatactttattattttgactTGGTCTCTGGTTGTGTTTGTTTGGTATGTTGCATGATATGTATTAGTGCCAGACCTTTATGGTGAGGGTTGACTTATGTTGTacagtttcttttttttattggtaAACCACATCTACCCACCCTCGATCCCTCTCCCTAGGGTCCCCACTTTCTTGTGATGACTTGAACCCCCAACTGCCGCTGGAGGTGGAGCAAGCTTTTCACTTGAACTGCCCTGTCCTTGCGCTATGTGCATTTCATCACTCAAAAGATTACCTACttgttattttgataaataaagaaTGTGAATGGTGGTAGGCAGTATTATAAATCCTTCTTCCTGGTGTCGGTTGCTGCAAATGCTTATTTGGTTATATCCTGTCCCTCCTACTGTCTGTCTCTCCCTGCTTTGGTTCTTTACTGTGAGTAAGCTTAGCAAAGTGGTGGTCTTAAACTTCTCAAGGTTTATCTGTGACTGTTTGTCATGCAAATTATAATGTTCTGTATGataatttatatgatacttATTATTAGCTAATGGCATTTGCTATATCACTGTATTTTCTTGGTGACTATTGAAAAGCTAATTTGTTCCAAGAGAGTCTTGTCAGCTTT
This DNA window, taken from Solanum lycopersicum chromosome 5, SLM_r2.1, encodes the following:
- the LOC101247015 gene encoding 1,4-dihydroxy-2-naphthoyl-CoA synthase, peroxisomal, which codes for MIEEDLNTMRRRVASVANHLLPIPLAQNVFSSIGFSNCSSSSMNDNYHKIHGEVPNHEPVWRLIPSDDESGKDFTDIIYEKAVGEPIAKITINRPDRRNAFRPHTIKELIRAFNDARDDGSVGVIILTGKGTKAFCSGGDQALRSKDGYADFESFGRLNVLDLQVQIRRLPKPVIAMVAGYAVGGGHILHMVCDLTIAADNAIFGQTGPKVGSFDAGYGSSIMSRLVGPKKAREMWFLTRFYTASEAEKMGLVNTVVPVDKLEAETIKWCREILRNSPTAIRVLKSALNAVDDGHAGLQGLGGDATLLFYGTEEGNEGKNAYNERRRPDFSKFPRLP